One genomic window of Acidobacteriota bacterium includes the following:
- a CDS encoding VCBS repeat-containing protein: MIKKFSIALTAVLAASLLLLMIGAAAPADSHEAARLNNIGVAYMNQQLFEKGLKAFEAAAAKDPNLRVTALNRGVALLNLQRVDEAKTLLLKASQDDPQDAHPWYNLGLFYKNSDSPQAAVEAFRRVTEIDPYDADSWYFLGSTYAQVKQYPEAIESFQHALKVDPLHASAQFGLSRSYQQSGQAEQAREGLKKFQYITQNKLGTPISLAYGEQGKYSRAEESPVVVEKVLAQIPVKFVDVTEIAGLPSKVEAKSADGGACFLDYDNDGHIDLFLARSGSGGGPALFHNLGNGKYENVSGKLGLDRSLRLTACTAGDYDNDGFSDLALATPEGVVLLHNDKGDKLTDATQAAGILSERTAGSSAVLWRGVSFVDYDHDGDIDLLGIRQAVLPVVGDEPHASSFPARMWRNNGNGTFTDATESLGLIQANAISGVGTDYNNDRAVDIAVAGSEQAPTIFENPREGKFPVRQPWSSPMPGSTIGLAVLDSNHDGWMNIAFTHDSAPGISLWENKLGKKFDRVQLPNVGWVRAYGVAAIDYDNDGWVDLVAVGETKDGRGEVRLFRNLGPDGWKDVTADVGLDRIQLQEPRAIIAGDYDNDGAVDLLITQNHGPAVLLRNEGGNKNNSLRLALKGLNDNKTAIGTKVEVFSAGLRQKFEVYGSSGYLGQNSPYLTIGLGQAKEADVVRMTWPTGVLQDEIEIAANKVQNFLEIDRRGSSCPTLFVWDGTHYQLVGDMLGAGVVGHWVGPNERNIARPTEYIKLDRNTVRERDGKLSFRFMEPLEESVYLDRVQLIAVDHPAGVDVYPNEYFASNPPYPPFKVVFSSEQDARPPAGAWDEHHHNVLPDLLAHRYFGDFKVLSFSGFTEPHSLELDLGETYRGGPLWLLMHGEIEYFTATSMYAADQAHLQPFAPYVEAQNSDGKWVRVMDDLGFPAGGPRTMTADLSGKLPVGTRRIRLTTNLQIYWNSILISHTNQNQSARLTPVPLSRADLSFHGFPLKIENQPPGNVEYIYEKVSATGPYTRPAGAYTRYGDVRPLLNVSDDKFAVFGSGDEVALDFDPATLPTLPTGWVRDYFFAAHGYEKDMDFYAYRGESVEPLPFGAMGTYPYKGKSFPGDAEHLNYLLEYNTRFMSGNEAGGYSFQYPQ; encoded by the coding sequence ATGATCAAGAAATTCAGCATCGCCCTCACTGCTGTCCTCGCCGCGTCCCTTCTCCTGCTCATGATCGGCGCCGCTGCTCCGGCCGATTCTCACGAGGCTGCTCGCTTGAACAACATTGGCGTTGCCTACATGAACCAGCAGTTGTTCGAAAAGGGGTTGAAGGCATTCGAGGCGGCGGCAGCAAAAGATCCAAATCTGAGAGTCACGGCACTGAACCGCGGAGTGGCGCTCCTGAACTTGCAGCGCGTTGACGAAGCGAAAACACTGCTCCTGAAGGCCTCGCAGGACGATCCGCAAGACGCGCATCCCTGGTACAACCTCGGCCTCTTCTACAAAAACTCCGACAGCCCGCAAGCCGCGGTCGAAGCCTTTCGCCGCGTCACCGAGATCGATCCCTACGACGCCGACTCCTGGTATTTTCTCGGCTCGACTTATGCGCAGGTGAAACAATATCCAGAAGCCATTGAGTCTTTCCAGCACGCACTGAAGGTCGATCCGCTACATGCCTCCGCGCAGTTCGGACTGTCTCGTTCCTACCAGCAATCCGGACAAGCCGAACAGGCCCGCGAAGGCCTGAAGAAATTTCAATACATCACGCAGAACAAATTAGGCACTCCGATCAGCCTCGCGTATGGCGAGCAGGGGAAGTATTCGCGGGCAGAAGAGTCTCCGGTGGTGGTTGAAAAAGTGCTGGCGCAGATTCCGGTGAAGTTCGTGGATGTGACGGAGATCGCGGGGCTTCCGTCAAAGGTGGAAGCAAAGAGCGCCGACGGCGGTGCGTGCTTTCTCGACTACGACAATGACGGTCACATAGATCTTTTCCTTGCGCGCTCAGGATCAGGTGGTGGACCTGCGCTTTTTCATAATCTCGGAAACGGAAAGTACGAAAACGTCTCTGGAAAATTAGGTCTGGATCGAAGTCTTCGTCTCACTGCCTGCACCGCCGGAGATTACGACAATGATGGCTTTTCGGATCTCGCCCTCGCAACCCCCGAGGGTGTGGTCCTGCTTCACAACGACAAAGGCGACAAGTTGACGGACGCGACGCAGGCTGCGGGAATTCTCAGTGAAAGAACGGCAGGAAGCAGCGCAGTGTTGTGGCGTGGCGTGAGCTTCGTGGACTACGATCACGATGGAGACATCGATTTGCTAGGTATCCGGCAAGCGGTTCTTCCCGTCGTAGGCGACGAACCTCACGCATCTTCATTTCCAGCAAGAATGTGGCGCAACAATGGCAACGGTACTTTCACGGATGCAACGGAAAGTTTGGGACTGATTCAGGCCAATGCAATTAGTGGAGTGGGAACGGACTACAACAATGACCGCGCCGTCGACATCGCGGTAGCAGGTTCGGAGCAGGCGCCGACTATTTTCGAGAATCCCCGTGAAGGCAAGTTTCCGGTCCGCCAGCCCTGGTCGTCGCCCATGCCGGGTTCCACGATCGGTCTCGCGGTACTCGATTCCAACCACGACGGATGGATGAACATCGCGTTCACTCACGACAGTGCACCGGGCATCAGCCTCTGGGAAAACAAACTGGGGAAGAAGTTTGATCGTGTACAACTTCCCAATGTGGGATGGGTTCGCGCCTACGGCGTGGCTGCCATCGACTACGACAACGACGGCTGGGTCGACCTGGTAGCTGTCGGCGAAACGAAAGATGGCCGCGGCGAAGTCCGCCTATTCCGCAACCTCGGCCCCGACGGATGGAAAGATGTTACCGCCGACGTCGGCCTCGACAGGATTCAACTGCAAGAGCCGCGCGCTATTATTGCCGGTGACTACGACAACGATGGTGCAGTCGATCTCCTGATCACGCAGAATCATGGTCCCGCCGTCCTCCTCCGCAACGAGGGCGGGAACAAGAACAACTCTCTCCGACTGGCACTCAAGGGCCTCAATGACAACAAGACCGCCATCGGAACGAAGGTGGAAGTATTCTCGGCTGGCTTGCGACAGAAATTCGAAGTGTACGGATCGTCTGGATACCTCGGACAGAATTCGCCCTATCTGACCATCGGCCTCGGACAGGCCAAAGAAGCGGATGTCGTCCGCATGACGTGGCCAACGGGCGTTTTGCAGGATGAAATCGAAATCGCCGCCAACAAAGTTCAGAATTTTCTCGAGATCGATCGTCGCGGCAGTTCGTGTCCCACCCTCTTTGTATGGGACGGCACGCACTACCAACTTGTCGGCGACATGCTCGGTGCGGGCGTAGTCGGTCACTGGGTTGGACCGAATGAACGCAACATTGCCCGACCGACGGAGTACATCAAGCTCGACCGGAACACTGTCCGCGAAAGAGATGGCAAGCTGAGTTTCCGGTTCATGGAGCCGCTGGAAGAATCCGTGTATCTCGATCGAGTGCAATTGATTGCTGTCGATCATCCGGCTGGTGTGGATGTTTATCCCAACGAATATTTCGCGAGCAATCCTCCGTACCCACCGTTCAAGGTTGTGTTCAGCAGCGAGCAGGATGCGCGTCCGCCCGCCGGAGCATGGGACGAGCATCATCACAACGTTCTCCCTGACCTGCTCGCGCACCGCTATTTCGGCGATTTCAAAGTGCTGTCGTTTTCAGGTTTCACCGAGCCCCACTCTCTGGAGCTTGATCTCGGCGAGACCTATCGAGGCGGCCCGCTATGGTTGCTGATGCACGGCGAGATTGAATACTTTACCGCGACCAGCATGTACGCCGCCGACCAGGCGCACCTGCAACCCTTCGCGCCGTATGTTGAGGCGCAGAATTCAGATGGGAAATGGGTTCGCGTAATGGATGATCTGGGATTCCCCGCAGGCGGACCGCGCACGATGACCGCTGATCTAAGTGGGAAGTTGCCAGTCGGTACGCGGCGTATCCGTCTGACCACGAATCTGCAGATTTATTGGAACAGCATCCTCATCAGCCATACGAATCAGAACCAGAGCGCTCGGCTCACTCCAGTGCCGCTCTCGCGTGCCGATCTCAGCTTCCACGGATTCCCGCTCAAGATTGAGAACCAGCCGCCGGGCAATGTGGAATACATCTACGAGAAAGTCAGCGCGACCGGGCCCTACACGCGTCCGGCTGGAGCGTACACACGCTATGGCGATGTGCGTCCCTTGCTCAATGTCAGTGACGACAAGTTTGCGGTGTTTGGATCCGGCGACGAAGTGGCACTCGATTTCGATCCGGCCACGTTGCCGACACTTCCGACCGGCTGGGTGCGCGACTATTTCTTCGCGGCGCATGGCTACGAGAAGGATATGGATTTTTACGCGTATCGCGGCGAATCGGTCGAACCGCTGCCATTCGGTGCGATGGGAACGTATCCGTATAAAGGGAAGTCATTCCCCGGTGACGCCGAGCACTTGAACTATCTGCTGGAATACAACACGCGCTTCATGTCCGGGAATGAGGCTGGCGGATATTCGTTCCAGTATCCGCAGTAG
- a CDS encoding CRTAC1 family protein, producing MVLATSNAVFGQSITFRDITTQAGIQFTHNNAAFGKKWLPETMGPGCAFIDYDNDGYPDILLVNGQDWKGHAKSGPTTPKLYHNNHDGTFTDVTRKSGLGIALFGLGAAIGDYDNDGFDDIFITALGQSHLFHNNGNGTFKDVTASAGMVGPNEFSTSAAWVDYDRDGILDLVVSNYVQWSEQGDLYCTLDGAHKSYCTPESYKGTSARLWHNLGGGKFEDATQKAGFYDPTSKSLGIAILDYNDDGWPDILIANDTQPNKLYLNKKNGTFEERAVSAGIAFSEDGIARAGMGVDAADYDRSGHASLIITNFSNQMLSLYHNEGNGLFVDEAPRSDVGRATLVTLGFGCFFFDYDNDGWPDILIADGHIEDQIEKVQKRVSYAEPPHLFRNLGNGKFEEMTTKVGPAFAAPKVARGAAYADINNDGALDVLLTTNGGPVHLYRSEGGTNKSLRVKLAGTKSNRDGIGAVVRVSAGSDKQSLTMKSGSSYLSQSELVLTFGLGSKTKADAVEVQWPSGQVDKLSNVASAQTVTVEEGKGVVSARPYTKK from the coding sequence ATGGTTTTGGCCACGTCGAATGCGGTTTTTGGGCAATCCATCACCTTCCGCGACATCACCACGCAGGCCGGCATCCAGTTCACCCACAACAACGCCGCTTTCGGGAAAAAGTGGTTGCCGGAAACGATGGGCCCCGGCTGTGCGTTCATCGACTACGACAACGATGGCTACCCCGACATCCTGCTGGTCAACGGGCAGGATTGGAAGGGCCACGCGAAGAGCGGTCCGACGACTCCCAAGCTGTATCACAACAATCACGACGGCACATTCACCGACGTCACGCGTAAGTCCGGGCTGGGCATTGCACTCTTTGGACTCGGTGCGGCAATCGGCGACTACGACAACGACGGTTTTGACGACATCTTCATCACCGCGCTAGGCCAGAGTCATCTGTTCCACAACAACGGGAACGGAACTTTCAAGGACGTCACTGCGTCCGCCGGCATGGTCGGGCCAAACGAATTTTCAACCAGTGCCGCCTGGGTCGATTACGACCGCGACGGAATACTCGACCTTGTCGTTTCCAACTACGTGCAGTGGTCCGAGCAGGGCGATCTGTATTGCACGCTCGACGGCGCACACAAATCCTATTGCACGCCGGAATCCTATAAAGGCACGTCGGCGCGGCTTTGGCATAACCTGGGTGGCGGGAAATTCGAAGATGCGACGCAGAAGGCAGGATTTTACGATCCCACCTCGAAGAGCCTGGGCATTGCGATCCTCGACTACAACGACGACGGCTGGCCCGACATCCTGATCGCGAACGATACGCAGCCCAACAAGCTTTACCTGAACAAGAAGAATGGCACGTTTGAAGAGCGCGCCGTTTCGGCCGGCATTGCGTTCAGCGAGGATGGCATCGCCCGCGCCGGCATGGGCGTGGATGCTGCCGACTACGACCGTTCCGGTCACGCCAGCCTGATCATCACAAATTTCTCAAATCAGATGCTTTCGCTTTACCACAATGAAGGCAACGGCCTGTTCGTGGACGAAGCGCCGCGCTCCGACGTGGGCCGCGCGACGCTGGTCACCCTCGGCTTCGGATGCTTCTTCTTTGACTACGACAATGACGGCTGGCCCGACATCCTGATTGCCGACGGCCACATCGAAGATCAGATCGAAAAGGTGCAGAAGCGCGTGAGCTACGCGGAGCCTCCGCATCTGTTCCGCAATCTGGGGAACGGTAAGTTTGAAGAAATGACCACGAAAGTGGGACCCGCGTTCGCCGCGCCGAAAGTGGCGCGGGGAGCGGCGTATGCGGACATCAACAACGATGGCGCCCTCGACGTGTTACTGACCACGAATGGCGGTCCGGTACATCTCTATCGCAGCGAAGGCGGGACAAATAAGAGTCTGCGCGTCAAGTTGGCCGGTACGAAATCGAACCGGGACGGCATCGGAGCGGTCGTGCGCGTGTCGGCCGGCAGCGACAAACAATCGCTGACCATGAAGTCGGGATCGAGTTACCTGTCGCAGAGTGAACTGGTGCTGACGTTTGGGCTGGGATCGAAAACGAAGGCCGACGCCGTCGAAGTGCAATGGCCCAGTGGACAGGTAGACAAACTCTCGAATGTTGCCAGCGCGCAGACGGTGACGGTCGAAGAGGGCAAGGGTGTTGTGAGTGCTCGGCCCTACACGAAAAAGTAG
- a CDS encoding tetratricopeptide repeat protein, with the protein MLLLLFSALYLYPFPQANVLYPAIVLMHVVGGVVATVFLLVLLWPLLRQGNLVWKMGWLLLLAGAILGLFLIRTGTPHSEFRWLYAHIIASVAGIGCLLAEAIGKRGWLSSNAFVRVVVCLAVVAGVGWAARYQRETRWLSYYVIKNPTLPPATMDAEGDGLQGAFFPSSAQVYGGQKIPSKFFMESDSCKRCHEDVYKQWYSSAHHFSSFNNQWYRNSIEYMQDVVGTKPSKWCGGCHDPAVLYAGKMDTPIKQIVHSPEAQAGLGCMMCHAIADVKSTMGQADFFLEYPKLHELAASKNPVVVYLHDMITKLNPEPHRRVFLKPFMRDQTAEFCSSCHKVHLDVPVNHYRWIRGFNEYDNWQASGVSGQGARSFYYPPKSQGCADCHMPLEPSNDMGNVAGKVHSHRFPAANTALPTANEDPEQLKKTEDFLTSGALTVDIFALSPAREVKAGATAQHEVSTTFAVGEEAEAKITPGTVGEAVPVTAPLDRVQPSVRRGDTVRVDVVVRTKRVGHFFPGGTVDAYDTWLELKGVDERGQVVFWSGEVENNGNGPVEKGAHFYRSLQVDAHGNRINKRNAWATRSVVYVRLIPPGAADTVHFRMKIPNASGTVGGKITLTARLLYRKFAWWGTQFAFGGVPEPNQPAAAVTPDYDDRKFAVNGSLQGVSAKQEKIPDLPIVTVAQNQVAIDVLPAGAPTPQPKTDLRKEDWQRWNDYGIGLLLQGDLKAAQVAFERVTQVDPQNPDGWVNIGRAALQEGDVERARTVLEKAFTLSPDLARAHFFYAGVLRQAGDYDGAAQHLGKVLAQYPRDRVALNNLGRVQFLQRKYADAVKTLQRVLAIDPEDLQAHYNLMLCYNGLGDEKMAKEHQTRYMRFKADESAQTITGPYRQLNPEDNNERQNIHEHVSVQLPVGSVKTVASLPAQKRRHIPSDGGMASGVGR; encoded by the coding sequence ATGTTGCTGCTGCTATTCAGCGCCCTGTATCTATATCCGTTCCCGCAAGCCAATGTCCTCTATCCCGCCATCGTGCTGATGCACGTCGTTGGCGGCGTCGTCGCGACGGTCTTTCTACTTGTGCTGCTCTGGCCGCTTTTGCGCCAGGGGAATCTTGTCTGGAAGATGGGATGGCTCCTGCTCTTGGCGGGCGCAATTCTTGGATTGTTTCTGATTCGGACAGGCACTCCGCACAGCGAATTCAGATGGTTATACGCGCATATCATCGCCAGCGTTGCAGGCATCGGATGTTTGCTCGCCGAGGCAATCGGAAAACGGGGCTGGTTGAGTTCAAACGCCTTCGTCCGAGTGGTTGTTTGCCTCGCTGTAGTTGCGGGCGTGGGTTGGGCCGCGCGCTATCAGCGCGAGACGCGTTGGTTGAGCTATTACGTGATCAAGAATCCCACGCTGCCTCCTGCGACGATGGACGCGGAAGGCGATGGTCTACAAGGTGCGTTCTTCCCCAGTTCCGCGCAGGTTTATGGCGGACAGAAAATTCCCAGCAAGTTCTTCATGGAGTCCGATTCCTGCAAGCGCTGCCATGAAGATGTGTATAAGCAGTGGTATAGCTCGGCGCACCATTTCTCTTCGTTCAACAACCAGTGGTATCGCAACTCGATCGAGTACATGCAGGACGTCGTCGGCACCAAGCCTTCCAAGTGGTGTGGCGGTTGTCATGATCCAGCCGTGCTCTATGCCGGGAAAATGGATACGCCGATCAAGCAGATCGTGCACAGTCCGGAAGCGCAGGCCGGATTGGGCTGCATGATGTGTCACGCCATCGCCGACGTGAAGAGCACGATGGGGCAGGCAGATTTTTTCCTGGAATATCCCAAGTTGCATGAACTTGCGGCCAGCAAGAATCCGGTTGTGGTCTACCTGCATGACATGATCACAAAACTGAATCCGGAACCGCACCGGCGCGTGTTTCTCAAACCTTTCATGCGCGACCAGACTGCCGAGTTCTGTTCCTCCTGCCACAAGGTTCATCTGGATGTTCCGGTCAACCACTATCGGTGGATTCGCGGCTTCAACGAGTATGACAACTGGCAGGCCAGCGGCGTTTCGGGTCAGGGCGCGCGATCGTTTTATTACCCGCCGAAGTCCCAGGGGTGTGCCGATTGCCACATGCCTCTCGAGCCTTCGAATGACATGGGCAATGTCGCCGGCAAGGTCCATTCTCACCGCTTCCCGGCCGCGAACACCGCGTTGCCGACCGCGAACGAAGATCCCGAGCAGTTAAAGAAGACAGAAGATTTCCTGACCAGCGGGGCTCTTACGGTCGACATCTTTGCGCTGTCACCGGCGCGTGAAGTGAAAGCCGGAGCGACTGCGCAGCATGAAGTCTCGACGACGTTTGCAGTTGGCGAGGAAGCGGAAGCGAAAATCACGCCGGGAACGGTTGGAGAAGCCGTGCCCGTCACCGCCCCGCTGGATCGAGTGCAGCCCTCCGTGCGACGCGGCGACACGGTGCGCGTGGATGTCGTTGTCCGCACAAAACGAGTCGGCCACTTTTTCCCAGGCGGTACCGTCGATGCGTACGATACGTGGCTCGAACTGAAAGGTGTGGACGAGCGCGGACAGGTCGTTTTCTGGAGCGGCGAAGTCGAGAACAATGGAAATGGTCCGGTCGAGAAGGGCGCGCACTTCTACCGTTCGTTGCAAGTTGATGCACACGGCAATCGCATCAACAAGCGCAACGCATGGGCAACTCGCTCGGTTGTCTATGTACGATTGATTCCGCCTGGCGCCGCCGACACTGTTCATTTCAGGATGAAGATTCCGAATGCCAGCGGCACGGTTGGCGGCAAGATCACGTTAACGGCGCGACTGCTCTATCGAAAATTCGCGTGGTGGGGAACGCAGTTTGCTTTTGGCGGAGTTCCGGAACCGAATCAGCCCGCCGCAGCCGTGACGCCCGATTACGACGACAGGAAATTTGCGGTTAACGGCTCGCTGCAAGGTGTTTCAGCAAAACAAGAGAAAATTCCAGATCTGCCGATCGTGACCGTCGCGCAGAATCAGGTTGCAATCGATGTTCTACCAGCGGGCGCTCCTACGCCTCAACCCAAAACCGATCTTCGCAAGGAAGACTGGCAACGCTGGAACGACTACGGCATCGGACTGCTCCTCCAAGGCGATCTGAAAGCCGCGCAGGTGGCGTTTGAAAGAGTCACGCAGGTCGACCCGCAAAACCCCGATGGCTGGGTCAACATCGGACGCGCCGCTCTGCAGGAAGGTGACGTCGAGCGCGCCCGCACGGTGCTTGAAAAAGCCTTCACGCTCAGTCCCGATCTCGCAAGAGCGCACTTTTTTTATGCGGGTGTCCTGCGTCAGGCGGGCGACTATGACGGCGCCGCACAACATCTCGGAAAAGTGCTGGCGCAATACCCGCGCGACCGGGTCGCGTTGAATAATCTCGGGCGAGTGCAGTTCCTGCAGCGCAAATACGCGGATGCGGTGAAAACTCTGCAGCGGGTGCTCGCGATTGATCCCGAGGATCTGCAGGCGCATTACAACCTGATGCTCTGCTACAACGGACTCGGCGACGAGAAGATGGCCAAGGAGCATCAGACCCGCTACATGCGATTCAAAGCCGACGAATCAGCCCAGACGATTACCGGCCCATATCGTCAGCTCAATCCCGAAGACAACAACGAGCGCCAGAATATTCACGAACATGTCTCCGTGCAGCTGCCGGTCGGGTCTGTCAAGACCGTTGCATCGTTGCCGGCTCAAAAGCGACGGCACATTCCCAGCGACGGCGGTATGGCCTCGGGAGTTGGCCGGTGA
- a CDS encoding amidase, with amino-acid sequence MSSEIFSASRLAIEIQAKSISPVEAAGVHLERIERLNPKLNAFVDWQPERILEQARAAEKAVMRGDELGPLHGVPLSIKSSIDVAGHRCEAGTRLRAGYVAAQDAPLVSRLRAAGAVILGVTNTPELLMAWETDNLLYGRTNNPWDLSRTAGGSSGGESAAIAAGLSAGGVGSDGGGSIREPAHFTGICGLKPTPGRIPSTGHFPKSGGPFALIGVVGPMARTVGDLKLLFDAMAGPDDGDPSSAPVPLRKIHEAEFLTTSIGVFEDDGRTPVTPETRLAVRHAANLLLQSGFQVDSFRPEGLEESRQLWWSLFGTAGGMILGPMLRGRDSELSPLLRQFSSWTAAEPAHSGDSLLATWLGRDEIRGKILQQMRKYPVLLCPTAAIPAFRHGEREWQVEGKTVKYLDAWSYCEWFNLLGFPAAVVPMGKSSEGLPIGVQIVGRPWEEELVLAVAAKLEDARGAWQAPPNLL; translated from the coding sequence ATGTCGTCCGAAATTTTTTCTGCCAGCCGCCTTGCCATTGAAATTCAGGCCAAGTCTATTTCTCCCGTAGAAGCCGCCGGCGTTCACCTCGAGCGCATCGAGCGCCTCAATCCCAAACTGAATGCATTCGTAGACTGGCAACCGGAGCGCATCTTGGAGCAGGCACGCGCTGCCGAAAAAGCGGTGATGCGCGGAGATGAGCTGGGCCCGCTCCATGGTGTTCCTCTTTCCATCAAATCTTCGATCGACGTCGCAGGCCATCGCTGCGAAGCGGGGACTCGCCTGCGTGCCGGTTATGTAGCGGCTCAGGATGCTCCCCTGGTTTCACGCTTGCGTGCTGCCGGCGCCGTGATCCTTGGAGTCACGAATACTCCGGAGCTTCTCATGGCATGGGAGACGGATAACCTTCTTTACGGACGCACGAATAATCCCTGGGACTTGTCTCGCACGGCTGGTGGTTCCAGCGGTGGAGAATCGGCGGCGATCGCTGCCGGACTCTCAGCGGGCGGTGTCGGCAGCGATGGCGGTGGATCCATTCGTGAGCCTGCACACTTCACCGGAATCTGCGGCCTGAAGCCGACTCCGGGACGCATTCCATCAACCGGACATTTCCCGAAATCCGGCGGACCCTTCGCATTAATTGGAGTGGTCGGACCGATGGCGCGCACGGTCGGTGACTTGAAACTATTATTCGACGCGATGGCCGGGCCCGATGATGGTGATCCATCCTCCGCTCCCGTGCCGCTACGCAAGATTCATGAAGCGGAATTCCTCACCACCAGCATCGGAGTCTTTGAAGACGATGGCCGTACTCCGGTAACTCCGGAGACAAGGCTGGCGGTCCGCCATGCGGCGAATCTCCTGCTACAAAGTGGATTTCAAGTTGATTCCTTTCGCCCCGAGGGGCTGGAAGAATCGAGGCAGCTCTGGTGGAGCTTGTTTGGAACCGCCGGCGGCATGATCCTTGGCCCGATGTTGCGAGGGCGAGATTCGGAATTGAGTCCACTCTTGCGACAGTTTTCTTCCTGGACTGCTGCTGAGCCAGCGCATTCGGGCGATTCCCTGCTCGCAACTTGGTTGGGGCGCGATGAGATTCGCGGCAAGATTCTGCAGCAGATGCGGAAGTATCCCGTGCTCTTATGTCCGACGGCTGCGATCCCCGCATTTCGACACGGTGAGCGCGAATGGCAGGTGGAAGGGAAGACCGTGAAGTACCTTGACGCGTGGAGCTACTGCGAATGGTTCAACCTGTTAGGCTTCCCGGCCGCAGTGGTGCCGATGGGGAAGTCCTCCGAGGGCTTGCCAATCGGAGTGCAAATTGTAGGCCGGCCATGGGAAGAAGAATTGGTTCTCGCCGTTGCTGCGAAACTGGAAGACGCGCGCGGCGCGTGGCAAGCGCCACCGAATTTACTCTAG
- a CDS encoding Crp/Fnr family transcriptional regulator: MSTPYGLQITENCVMCKLRHAGFFCDLPKQAIDALDKIKYASAFPPGAILFVEGQAPRGVYIICNGRVKLTTTSRDGKTLILRIAQAGQVLGLHGTVSGKPYELTAETLQPCQLDFVRREDFLKFLQSHGDACLHAAQHLSQDCQGAYEMIRSLGLSHSVSEKLARLLLEWASDGEQTGEGIRIKIALTHEEIAQLIGTSRETVTRVLGEFREKEFAQLRGSTLLIRNKAALEKLIGA, translated from the coding sequence ATGAGTACGCCCTACGGGTTGCAGATCACGGAGAATTGTGTGATGTGCAAGCTTCGTCATGCCGGATTCTTTTGTGATCTTCCTAAGCAGGCCATCGATGCCCTCGACAAGATCAAGTATGCCAGTGCGTTTCCGCCGGGAGCGATCCTGTTCGTGGAAGGCCAGGCGCCTCGCGGCGTCTATATCATCTGCAATGGACGCGTAAAACTGACCACCACGTCGCGCGACGGCAAGACGCTTATCCTCCGGATTGCCCAGGCCGGACAAGTCCTAGGATTGCATGGCACAGTATCGGGCAAACCCTACGAGTTGACAGCGGAGACTCTGCAACCCTGCCAGCTGGACTTCGTGCGGAGAGAAGATTTTCTGAAGTTCCTCCAATCCCATGGTGATGCTTGTCTGCATGCCGCGCAGCACCTCAGCCAGGACTGCCAGGGCGCTTATGAAATGATCCGCTCGCTAGGCCTCTCGCATTCCGTTTCAGAGAAATTGGCTCGGCTGCTGTTGGAGTGGGCAAGTGACGGCGAACAAACGGGTGAAGGCATTCGAATCAAGATCGCGCTGACGCACGAAGAAATCGCCCAGCTGATCGGCACTTCGCGAGAAACAGTGACCCGCGTGCTCGGCGAGTTTCGCGAGAAAGAGTTCGCTCAACTTCGCGGCTCCACGCTGCTGATCCGCAACAAAGCGGCGCTCGAAAAACTGATTGGAGCTTGA